Proteins from a single region of Verrucosispora sp. NA02020:
- a CDS encoding ABC transporter permease → MHAFGQILRTETRLYLRDLPTLLLTVLLPTGILTVLGLVPSFREPDPNLGGQSFLTYFTPSLLVASVAMVGVNVLPSVLATYRERGILRRLATTPASPAALLVAQLVLALAGILTSAVLLALVARFAFGSPLPQHPVGFAAALVLGTAALLALGLVIAAVAGSGRSAQAMSVPLFMVVMFFGGVYLPRFLLPDVLADLGAYLPPGVQALLDAWTGTAPDPLHLGIMATIALTAGTVAAKLFRWQ, encoded by the coding sequence ATGCATGCCTTCGGCCAGATCCTCAGGACCGAGACCAGGCTCTATCTGCGGGACCTCCCGACTCTCCTGCTCACCGTCCTGCTGCCCACCGGGATCCTGACGGTGCTCGGGCTGGTCCCGTCGTTCCGCGAACCGGACCCGAACCTCGGTGGGCAGTCCTTCCTCACGTACTTCACTCCGTCGCTGCTGGTCGCCTCGGTGGCGATGGTCGGGGTGAACGTACTCCCGTCGGTGCTGGCCACCTATCGCGAGCGCGGCATCCTGCGGCGGTTGGCGACCACCCCGGCCAGCCCGGCGGCGCTGCTGGTCGCCCAGCTCGTCCTCGCCCTCGCCGGGATCCTGACCAGCGCGGTGCTGCTCGCCCTGGTCGCCCGGTTCGCGTTCGGTTCACCGTTGCCGCAGCATCCGGTGGGGTTCGCCGCCGCCCTGGTCCTGGGTACGGCGGCCCTGCTGGCGTTGGGCCTGGTGATCGCGGCGGTGGCCGGCTCCGGCCGGTCGGCGCAGGCGATGTCGGTGCCGCTGTTCATGGTGGTGATGTTCTTCGGCGGGGTCTACCTGCCCCGCTTCCTGCTGCCCGACGTGCTGGCCGACCTCGGTGCCTATCTGCCGCCCGGCGTGCAGGCCCTGCTGGACGCCTGGACCGGCACCGCACCGGACCCGCTGCACCTGGGGATAATGGCGACGATCGCCCTGACGGCCGGCACCGTCGCGGCGAAACTGTTCCGCTGGCAGTGA
- a CDS encoding helix-turn-helix domain-containing protein has product MATSKDLPDVGGFIRDLRRNAKISLRQLAEQAGVSNPYLSQIERGLRRPSAEVLQQLASALRVSTPAMYLRAGLLDDKEGQGVLAAIAVDQDLTMAQKQSLTQIYETFRRENARLADATAEADAAREGTADTDVSTGPNAANDGPDLTSPDLANLAATGPTTAEGSPTEAVLESVAVTEAGQAPAPTRTPAKKTARTVVSKAADAAQEETS; this is encoded by the coding sequence ATGGCCACTTCCAAGGACCTTCCCGACGTCGGCGGGTTCATACGTGACCTGCGGCGGAACGCGAAGATCTCGCTGCGGCAGCTCGCCGAGCAGGCCGGGGTCAGCAACCCCTACCTGAGCCAGATAGAGCGGGGTCTGCGCCGCCCGAGCGCCGAGGTGCTCCAGCAGCTCGCGAGCGCCCTGCGGGTCTCCACCCCGGCGATGTACCTGCGCGCCGGGCTCCTCGACGACAAGGAGGGCCAGGGCGTGCTGGCGGCCATCGCGGTCGACCAGGACCTGACCATGGCCCAGAAGCAGTCCCTGACCCAGATCTACGAGACGTTCCGCCGGGAGAACGCCCGGCTCGCCGATGCCACCGCCGAGGCGGACGCCGCACGGGAGGGCACCGCCGACACCGACGTGTCCACCGGGCCGAACGCCGCGAACGACGGTCCCGACCTCACCTCGCCCGATCTGGCGAACCTGGCCGCCACCGGCCCCACCACCGCCGAGGGCTCGCCGACCGAGGCCGTCCTCGAATCGGTCGCCGTGACGGAGGCCGGTCAGGCCCCCGCGCCGACCCGCACCCCAGCCAAGAAGACCGCCCGCACGGTCGTCAGCAAGGCCGCCGACGCGGCTCAGGAGGAGACGTCATGA
- a CDS encoding alpha/beta fold hydrolase: MTKIEVNGARLAYDETGSGSPVVLLHAGIADRRMWHAQLDALAVRHRVIAVDLRGYGESELPGTAFAHHHDVAGLLDALDLPRAALVGCSFGGAVAIDTALAYPARVSALALLGTAVSGHEWSEQTNDLWENLVGEVDPEDFAATAAGEVRFWVVGPERDPSDVDPHLLAFATAMDERALAAELALSAVDIAELDPPATGRLGELTMPVLVMAGAADVPDIRHLADRIAAEAPHAVRLPDVPDAAHLLPLERPTPVNAALLDFLPSP; the protein is encoded by the coding sequence GTGACCAAGATCGAAGTGAACGGCGCACGGTTGGCGTACGACGAGACGGGCTCCGGATCACCGGTCGTCCTGCTGCACGCCGGCATCGCGGACCGCCGGATGTGGCACGCGCAACTCGACGCGCTCGCCGTCCGGCACCGGGTGATCGCCGTCGACCTGCGTGGCTACGGCGAGTCCGAGTTGCCGGGCACCGCCTTCGCCCACCACCACGACGTGGCCGGCCTGCTCGACGCGCTCGACCTGCCCCGGGCCGCCCTGGTCGGCTGCTCGTTCGGCGGCGCGGTGGCGATCGACACCGCACTGGCATACCCGGCACGGGTCAGCGCACTCGCCCTGCTCGGCACCGCCGTCTCCGGCCACGAGTGGTCCGAGCAGACGAACGACCTGTGGGAGAACCTGGTCGGCGAGGTGGACCCGGAGGACTTCGCCGCCACCGCCGCCGGTGAGGTGCGGTTCTGGGTGGTGGGCCCGGAACGGGACCCGTCGGACGTCGACCCGCACCTGCTGGCGTTCGCCACCGCCATGGACGAACGCGCACTCGCGGCCGAACTGGCGCTCAGCGCGGTGGACATCGCCGAACTGGATCCGCCGGCCACCGGGAGACTCGGCGAGCTGACCATGCCCGTACTGGTCATGGCGGGCGCGGCGGACGTACCCGACATCCGGCATCTGGCCGACCGCATCGCGGCGGAGGCCCCACACGCGGTCCGGCTGCCCGACGTCCCGGACGCCGCCCACCTGCTGCCCCTGGAGCGGCCGACCCCGGTCAACGCCGCCCTGCTCGACTTCCTGCCTTCGCCGTAA
- a CDS encoding ABC transporter ATP-binding protein produces the protein MSVIEVTSLHKRYGETVAVADVSFTVAAGEIFGVLGPNGAGKSTTVECVAGLRVPDGGGVSVLGLDPRRDGARLRQQVGVQLQESQLPDRLRVTEALELYAAFYREPDDPARLIDELGLGEKRHTPYAKLSGGQKQRLSIALALVGRPRIAILDELTTGLDPQARRDTWGLIERVRDRGVTIVLVTHFMAEAERLCDRVAVIDRGRVAALDTPAGLVATVAPEQRVRFRPSAPLDDRLLTDLPQVSAVTRTGTQVVVSGTGDLLHAVTSILARHRITAADLRLEQATLDDAFVELTGHRLTD, from the coding sequence ATGTCGGTCATCGAGGTGACCAGTCTGCACAAGCGGTACGGCGAGACGGTGGCGGTGGCGGACGTCTCCTTCACCGTGGCGGCCGGGGAGATCTTCGGCGTACTCGGGCCGAACGGCGCCGGCAAGAGCACCACGGTGGAGTGCGTCGCCGGGCTGCGCGTCCCTGACGGGGGCGGGGTGTCGGTCCTCGGGCTCGACCCCCGCCGGGACGGGGCCCGGCTGCGCCAGCAGGTCGGGGTGCAACTCCAGGAGAGCCAACTGCCGGACCGGTTGCGGGTCACGGAGGCGCTGGAGTTGTACGCGGCGTTCTACCGCGAGCCGGACGACCCGGCCCGGCTGATCGACGAACTCGGCCTCGGCGAGAAGCGGCACACCCCGTACGCGAAGCTCTCCGGCGGGCAGAAGCAGCGGCTGTCGATCGCGCTGGCCCTGGTCGGCAGGCCCCGGATCGCCATCCTCGACGAGCTGACCACCGGCCTGGACCCGCAGGCGCGGCGGGACACCTGGGGCCTGATCGAGCGGGTACGCGACCGGGGCGTGACGATCGTGCTGGTCACCCATTTCATGGCGGAGGCCGAACGGCTCTGCGACCGGGTGGCGGTGATCGACCGGGGCCGGGTGGCGGCGCTGGACACGCCGGCCGGGCTGGTCGCGACGGTGGCACCGGAGCAGCGGGTACGGTTCCGGCCCTCGGCGCCGCTGGACGACCGGCTGCTCACCGACCTCCCGCAGGTCAGCGCCGTGACGCGGACCGGCACGCAGGTGGTGGTCAGCGGCACCGGCGACCTGCTGCACGCGGTCACCTCGATACTCGCCCGCCACCGGATCACCGCCGCCGACCTGCGGCTGGAGCAGGCGACGCTCGACGACGCGTTCGTCGAGCTGACCGGGCACCGGCTCACCGACTGA
- a CDS encoding EI24 domain-containing protein, translated as MNASAIPGAAVGSARRFVGGATLLLRGLALYVRSPGLMLLGIVPALISGTIFLAVYATLVYFVGDLARFVTPFADDWATTGRNAVRVIAGLAILGLGGLLTVLTFTAVTLVIGDPFYEKISERVEQRYGGTPDAVEVPFWSSLRRSVADSLRLVALAVLVGIPLFAAGFIPLLGQTVVPVVGAAVGGWLLAVELVGAPFYRRGKGLRDRRAVLKADRPTALGFGVAVFVCFLIPLGAVLLMPAAVAGAALLARRSLGQPITEA; from the coding sequence GTGAACGCATCCGCGATCCCCGGCGCCGCCGTGGGCAGCGCCCGCCGGTTCGTCGGCGGCGCCACGCTGCTGCTGCGCGGTCTCGCCCTGTACGTCCGCAGCCCCGGCCTGATGCTGCTCGGCATCGTGCCCGCGCTGATCTCCGGGACGATCTTCCTCGCCGTGTACGCCACGCTGGTGTACTTCGTCGGCGACCTGGCCCGATTCGTGACGCCGTTCGCCGACGACTGGGCGACGACCGGACGCAACGCGGTCCGGGTGATCGCCGGCCTGGCGATCCTCGGCCTCGGCGGCCTGCTCACGGTGCTCACCTTCACGGCGGTCACGCTGGTCATCGGCGACCCGTTCTACGAGAAGATCTCCGAGCGGGTGGAGCAGCGGTACGGCGGCACCCCCGACGCGGTCGAGGTGCCGTTCTGGTCGTCGCTGCGGCGCAGCGTCGCCGACTCGCTCCGGCTGGTGGCGCTGGCCGTCCTGGTCGGCATCCCGCTGTTCGCCGCCGGGTTCATCCCGCTGCTCGGCCAGACCGTCGTACCTGTGGTCGGCGCGGCGGTCGGCGGCTGGCTGCTCGCCGTGGAGCTGGTCGGCGCGCCCTTCTATCGTCGGGGCAAGGGGCTGCGGGACCGTCGGGCCGTGCTGAAGGCGGACCGCCCCACCGCGCTCGGCTTCGGCGTGGCCGTCTTCGTCTGCTTCCTGATCCCGCTCGGTGCCGTCCTGCTGATGCCGGCGGCGGTCGCCGGTGCGGCCCTGCTGGCCCGCCGCTCGCTCGGCCAACCCATCACGGAGGCGTGA
- a CDS encoding DUF2516 family protein — protein MANAAPIFVFDVRNVIELILFVFALVVQGVALVHSVTQRSDAFPAIGTLPKGGWIAILAVTTLLTLLTRSTLSIFGLIGVAAALIYLLDVRVGLRELGNGRGSW, from the coding sequence ATGGCCAACGCCGCGCCGATCTTCGTCTTCGACGTCCGCAACGTGATCGAATTGATCCTGTTCGTGTTCGCACTGGTCGTGCAGGGGGTGGCACTCGTGCACTCCGTCACCCAGCGCTCCGACGCCTTCCCCGCCATCGGCACCCTGCCGAAGGGCGGGTGGATCGCGATCCTGGCGGTCACCACCCTGCTGACCCTGCTGACCCGCAGCACGCTGAGCATCTTCGGGCTGATCGGTGTCGCCGCCGCCCTCATCTACCTGCTCGACGTGCGCGTCGGCCTGCGTGAACTGGGCAACGGTAGAGGATCCTGGTGA
- a CDS encoding alpha/beta fold hydrolase, translated as MRAFRWPPPPDGGPRTCGPGPGAPRTGRPPLPDPETELLDTPHGVRLERLVTGVGDPVTVFAHGFGSGIATTRPFGSGVNGRKVFFQFRGHGRSDAPDGPWSYLDLARDLRAVADLSAATRALGVSLGAGALCRLLVESPDRFDRLVFFLPAALDRPRGPLAHARLTELLAAVEVGDASAVAEVVSAEMPPAVRNTPAGWAYLRQRLDHLLRDGLAAGLADLPGQVPVPDATALAAVTTPALVIAAEGDDLHPVEVAEEIAAVLPNATLHRYARPGVLWTDRADLRGRISEFLNG; from the coding sequence GTGAGGGCCTTCCGCTGGCCACCACCACCGGACGGCGGACCACGCACCTGCGGGCCGGGGCCCGGCGCACCGCGTACCGGTCGCCCGCCGCTGCCGGACCCGGAGACCGAACTGCTCGACACCCCGCACGGCGTACGCCTGGAGCGGCTGGTCACCGGCGTCGGTGACCCGGTGACCGTGTTCGCGCACGGGTTCGGCAGCGGCATCGCCACCACCCGCCCGTTCGGCAGCGGGGTGAACGGGCGCAAGGTCTTCTTCCAGTTCCGTGGCCACGGTCGCTCGGACGCGCCGGACGGCCCGTGGAGCTATCTCGACCTCGCCCGTGACCTGCGCGCCGTCGCCGATCTCAGCGCGGCGACCCGCGCCCTCGGGGTCAGTCTCGGCGCGGGCGCGCTGTGCCGCCTGCTGGTGGAGAGCCCGGACCGCTTCGACCGGTTGGTCTTCTTCCTGCCCGCCGCGCTGGACCGGCCCCGTGGGCCGCTGGCCCACGCCCGGCTGACCGAGCTGCTCGCGGCGGTGGAGGTCGGGGACGCCTCGGCGGTGGCCGAGGTGGTCTCGGCCGAGATGCCGCCGGCCGTCCGCAACACTCCGGCCGGCTGGGCGTACCTGCGGCAGCGGCTGGACCACCTGCTCCGCGACGGACTCGCCGCCGGACTGGCCGACCTGCCGGGGCAGGTGCCGGTGCCGGACGCCACGGCGCTGGCGGCGGTGACCACACCGGCCCTGGTGATCGCCGCCGAGGGCGACGACCTGCACCCGGTGGAGGTGGCCGAGGAAATCGCCGCCGTGCTGCCGAATGCCACCCTGCACCGGTACGCCCGCCCCGGCGTGCTGTGGACGGACCGCGCCGATCTGCGCGGACGGATCTCCGAGTTCCTGAACGGGTGA
- a CDS encoding SDR family oxidoreductase, translated as MTTSLTGKVALVAGATRGAGRQIAVQLGAAGATVYATGRSSRAARSELNRPETIEETAELVTAAGGTGIAVRTDHLVPDEVRALVERIDAEQGRLDVLVNDVWGADPLITWEKPVWEQPLDAGFRTLRLAVETHVVTSHFALALLTRSPGGLVVEIGDGTKAYNDDNYRLSVFYDLAKTSVNRLAFIWAHELKEYGGTAVALSPGWLRSEAMLEHFGVTEENWRDGAATDPHFLISETPAFVGRAVAALATDSDRHRWNGRSVSAGELAQVYGFTDVDGSQPDAFRYISEVVDAGRPADVTGYR; from the coding sequence ATGACGACATCGTTGACGGGAAAGGTGGCGCTGGTCGCCGGGGCCACCCGGGGAGCCGGCCGGCAGATCGCGGTGCAACTCGGCGCGGCCGGCGCCACCGTGTACGCCACCGGGCGCAGCAGCCGGGCGGCGCGCTCCGAGCTGAACCGGCCGGAGACCATCGAGGAGACCGCCGAGCTGGTGACCGCCGCCGGGGGCACCGGGATCGCGGTCCGGACCGATCATCTGGTACCGGACGAGGTGCGGGCCCTGGTCGAGCGGATCGACGCCGAGCAGGGCCGACTCGACGTGCTGGTCAACGACGTGTGGGGCGCCGACCCGCTGATCACCTGGGAGAAGCCGGTCTGGGAGCAGCCGCTCGACGCCGGTTTCCGGACGCTGCGGCTGGCGGTGGAGACCCACGTGGTCACCAGCCACTTCGCGTTGGCGCTGCTGACCCGCAGCCCGGGTGGGCTGGTCGTGGAGATCGGCGACGGCACGAAGGCGTACAACGACGACAACTACCGGTTGTCGGTCTTCTACGACCTGGCCAAGACCTCGGTCAACCGGCTCGCCTTCATCTGGGCGCACGAGCTGAAGGAGTACGGCGGCACGGCCGTCGCGCTCAGCCCGGGGTGGCTGCGGTCGGAGGCGATGCTGGAGCACTTCGGCGTCACCGAGGAGAACTGGCGCGACGGTGCCGCCACCGACCCGCACTTCCTCATCTCCGAGACACCCGCCTTCGTCGGCCGGGCGGTCGCCGCACTCGCCACCGACTCCGACCGGCACCGCTGGAACGGCCGGTCCGTCTCCGCCGGTGAGCTGGCCCAGGTGTACGGCTTCACCGACGTCGACGGCAGCCAGCCGGACGCCTTCCGATACATCAGCGAGGTGGTCGACGCCGGCCGTCCCGCCGACGTCACCGGCTACCGCTGA
- a CDS encoding response regulator transcription factor, translating into MTGPVRLLIVDDHPVVRDGLRGMFTGDPGFEVLGEAADGAEALALAEALRPDVVLMDLRMPGMDGVTAIRRLAASGSPAKVLVLTTYDTDADVLPAIEAGATGYLLKDAPREELVRAVRAAARGESVLSPSVAGRLMGRLRSPRTPAEEPLSQRELDVLTLVARGSSNREAAARLFISEATVKTHLLHVYAKLGVNDRAAAVATAYDRGLLTPGGR; encoded by the coding sequence ATGACCGGCCCGGTACGCCTGCTCATCGTCGACGACCACCCGGTGGTGCGGGACGGGCTGCGGGGCATGTTCACCGGCGACCCCGGCTTCGAGGTGCTCGGCGAGGCGGCGGACGGCGCCGAGGCGCTCGCCCTGGCCGAGGCGCTGCGGCCGGACGTGGTGCTGATGGACCTGCGGATGCCGGGCATGGACGGGGTGACCGCGATCAGGCGGCTGGCCGCCTCCGGAAGCCCGGCGAAGGTGCTGGTGCTGACCACCTACGACACCGACGCCGACGTGCTGCCGGCGATCGAGGCGGGTGCCACCGGCTACCTGCTCAAGGACGCACCCCGGGAGGAACTGGTCCGGGCGGTACGCGCCGCCGCCCGGGGCGAGTCGGTGCTCTCCCCCAGCGTCGCCGGACGGTTGATGGGGCGGCTGCGGTCGCCGCGTACCCCGGCCGAGGAGCCGCTGAGCCAGCGGGAACTCGACGTACTCACGCTGGTGGCCCGAGGTTCGTCGAACCGCGAGGCCGCCGCCCGGCTGTTCATCAGCGAGGCCACCGTCAAGACGCACCTGCTGCACGTGTACGCCAAGCTCGGCGTCAACGACCGGGCGGCGGCGGTGGCCACCGCGTACGACCGGGGCCTGCTCACCCCCGGCGGGCGGTGA
- a CDS encoding YafY family protein, with translation MRAARLISLLLLLQAREVMTAAELARELEVSERTVYRDVVALSAAGVPVYADRGPTGGYRLLGGYRTRLTGMTRDEAEALFLAGLPGPAGEMGLADAVAAAELKVLAALPPSLRDAPARTGQRFHLDVPGWYHHRTAPPTWLTELAGAVWRDRVVTLRYRRGEHEVTRRICPYGLVLKSGTWYLVGRVGADVRTYRVDRVTAVAADEETFDREPDFDLAAYWQRQAAAFLRSMLRAEVTLRLSPVGLRVLRHLVDAPFGYDEAVAAADGPDDQGWSTIRLPVESVDVAYAQLLGLGPEVEVCDPPELRARLAEAAARTVALYATGRQSPTDGDSGP, from the coding sequence GTGCGCGCCGCCCGCCTGATCTCGTTGCTGCTGTTGTTGCAGGCCCGGGAGGTGATGACGGCGGCGGAGCTGGCCCGTGAGCTGGAGGTATCCGAACGCACCGTCTACCGGGACGTGGTGGCGCTCTCCGCCGCCGGGGTGCCGGTCTATGCCGACCGGGGGCCGACGGGCGGCTACCGGCTGCTCGGCGGCTACCGGACCCGGTTGACCGGGATGACCCGGGACGAGGCTGAGGCCCTCTTCCTGGCCGGACTGCCCGGCCCGGCCGGTGAGATGGGACTCGCCGACGCGGTGGCGGCGGCGGAACTCAAGGTGCTCGCCGCGCTGCCACCGAGCCTGCGCGACGCCCCGGCCCGCACCGGACAGCGGTTCCACCTGGACGTGCCGGGCTGGTACCACCACCGGACCGCACCGCCGACGTGGCTGACCGAGCTGGCCGGAGCGGTCTGGCGGGACCGTGTGGTGACGCTGCGCTACCGGCGTGGGGAGCACGAGGTGACCCGCCGGATCTGCCCGTACGGCCTCGTGCTCAAGAGCGGGACCTGGTATCTCGTCGGCCGGGTCGGTGCGGACGTCCGCACCTACCGGGTGGACCGGGTCACCGCCGTCGCGGCGGACGAGGAGACCTTCGACCGGGAACCGGACTTCGACCTGGCGGCGTACTGGCAGCGCCAGGCGGCGGCGTTCCTGCGGAGCATGCTGCGGGCCGAGGTGACGCTCCGGCTGAGCCCGGTCGGTCTGCGCGTGCTCCGGCACCTGGTCGACGCCCCCTTCGGGTACGACGAGGCGGTCGCCGCCGCCGACGGACCCGACGACCAGGGCTGGTCGACGATCCGGCTGCCCGTCGAGTCCGTCGACGTGGCCTACGCCCAACTGCTCGGGCTCGGGCCGGAGGTGGAGGTCTGCGACCCGCCCGAGTTGCGGGCCCGACTGGCCGAGGCGGCGGCCCGGACGGTCGCCCTCTACGCCACAGGCCGTCAGTCGCCCACCGATGGAGACAGCGGGCCGTGA
- a CDS encoding DEAD/DEAH box helicase: MAARRPQQQNTSSTTSTFADLGVPEALTRVLAVTGVDRPFPIQAATLPDAIAGRDVLGRGRTGSGKTYAFVLAVLTRLAATPAPRRAGRPRALILAPTRELASQIDAVMAPLAQALSLRTMTVFGGVAAGPQIKGLRAGVDVVVACPGRLADHVDSGHAHLDAVEITVLDEADHMADLGFLPTVRRLMDQTPRDGQRLLFSATLDAGVDVLVRRFLTDPITHSVDSAQSPVTAMTHHVLHVLADERFAVLVDLVATPGRSVVFTRTKRGAKTLTRRLVAAGVKSVELHGNLAQGARARNLQAFSDGEVQTLVATDIAARGIHIDDVALVVHADPPAEHKAYLHRSGRTARAGAAGTVVTLMTDQQASEVRELTRKAGIRATTTRLRPGDALLREIAPGERTLVALPVESAESAREPRSNRGGRRGGTSAPAKSGGARSQTAQPGTGRSHGSQAGTGRSRGAQTSLGRSPETQTGAGRAQGAQTGSGRSQGGRSQSARAGAAPVGGTRTGAAAFSARARPGGRRRQG; the protein is encoded by the coding sequence ATGGCGGCACGCCGCCCACAGCAGCAGAACACCTCCTCGACCACTTCGACCTTCGCCGACCTCGGCGTGCCCGAGGCGCTCACCCGCGTCCTCGCCGTCACCGGGGTGGACCGGCCCTTCCCGATCCAGGCGGCGACGCTGCCCGACGCGATCGCCGGGCGCGACGTGCTCGGCCGTGGCCGCACCGGTTCGGGCAAGACCTACGCCTTCGTGCTGGCGGTGCTGACCCGTCTGGCGGCCACTCCCGCGCCCCGTCGGGCCGGGCGTCCCCGGGCGCTGATCCTCGCGCCCACCCGTGAGCTGGCCTCCCAGATCGACGCCGTGATGGCGCCGCTGGCGCAGGCCCTGTCGCTGCGCACGATGACCGTCTTCGGCGGCGTGGCCGCCGGCCCGCAGATTAAGGGGCTGCGTGCCGGGGTCGACGTCGTGGTGGCCTGTCCGGGCCGCCTCGCCGACCACGTCGACTCGGGCCACGCACACCTGGACGCGGTCGAGATCACCGTGCTCGACGAGGCCGACCACATGGCCGACCTCGGCTTCCTGCCCACCGTGCGACGGTTGATGGACCAGACCCCACGCGACGGTCAGCGCCTGCTCTTCTCCGCCACTCTGGACGCCGGTGTGGACGTGCTCGTCCGCCGGTTCCTCACCGACCCGATCACGCACAGTGTCGACTCGGCGCAGTCCCCGGTCACCGCGATGACGCACCACGTGCTGCACGTGCTCGCCGACGAGCGGTTCGCCGTGCTGGTGGACCTGGTCGCCACGCCGGGGCGCAGCGTGGTGTTCACCCGGACCAAGCGGGGAGCCAAGACGCTCACCCGTCGACTGGTCGCCGCCGGGGTGAAGTCCGTGGAGCTGCACGGCAACCTGGCCCAGGGGGCGCGGGCCCGCAATCTCCAGGCGTTCTCCGACGGTGAGGTGCAGACGCTCGTCGCCACCGACATCGCCGCCCGGGGCATCCACATCGACGACGTGGCGCTCGTGGTGCACGCCGACCCGCCCGCCGAGCACAAGGCATACCTGCACCGGTCGGGGCGTACCGCCCGGGCGGGCGCTGCCGGCACCGTCGTCACGTTGATGACCGACCAGCAGGCGTCCGAGGTGCGGGAGCTGACCCGCAAGGCGGGCATCCGGGCGACCACCACCCGGCTGCGTCCGGGTGACGCGCTGTTGCGCGAGATCGCCCCGGGGGAGCGGACGCTGGTCGCCCTGCCGGTGGAGTCCGCCGAGTCGGCACGCGAGCCACGGTCGAACCGGGGCGGCCGTCGCGGCGGCACGTCGGCACCGGCCAAGAGCGGTGGGGCCCGATCCCAGACGGCACAGCCCGGCACCGGCCGGTCCCATGGCAGCCAGGCGGGCACCGGGCGGTCCCGTGGCGCGCAGACCAGCCTGGGCCGGTCCCCGGAAACCCAGACCGGTGCGGGCCGGGCCCAGGGGGCGCAGACCGGTTCCGGTCGTTCCCAGGGCGGGCGGTCGCAGTCGGCCCGAGCCGGTGCGGCCCCGGTCGGCGGGACACGCACCGGAGCGGCGGCCTTCTCCGCCCGTGCCCGGCCCGGCGGACGCCGCCGGCAGGGCTGA
- a CDS encoding sensor histidine kinase, with protein MTSSSETGHRPEVWQERLYRMLPFGGLAVGTLLTVLAPTPHSLPLTIILPVVTAAACWIAWFVTLHPHWYERRGPMTFFYVGLLGFATTLVIASPWYGFFAWVGFVYAFVLPGRWPMAGVVVTAALLGTSQSGGLPVLASHWLVWLVMVLFNLVVAGGVSWFAFVAEREGEKRKRLVAELTSANEQLAETVRENEGLHAQLVTQAREAGVRDERQRMAREIHDTLAQGLTGIITQLEAAEQSRDRSTDWQRHVDNALDLARESLTEARRSVRAVRPEPLETARLPDVLAELGGRWSARHGVAASVSTTGTPRPLHPEIEVTLLRAAQEALANVARHAAASRVGLTLSYMSDVVTLDVRDDGSGFDVDGGAVPDRDGGYGLTAMRQRVTRVGGRLAVESEPGTGTAVSASVPALPGAAA; from the coding sequence ATGACCAGCAGCAGCGAGACCGGGCATCGGCCGGAGGTCTGGCAGGAGCGGCTCTACCGGATGCTGCCCTTCGGCGGGCTCGCCGTGGGCACCCTGCTGACCGTTCTCGCACCGACCCCGCACAGTCTCCCGCTCACGATCATCCTGCCCGTCGTCACAGCCGCCGCCTGCTGGATCGCCTGGTTCGTCACCCTGCACCCGCACTGGTACGAGCGACGCGGCCCGATGACCTTCTTCTACGTGGGGCTGCTGGGGTTCGCCACCACGCTGGTGATCGCCAGCCCGTGGTACGGCTTCTTCGCCTGGGTCGGCTTCGTGTACGCGTTCGTCCTGCCGGGCCGCTGGCCGATGGCCGGGGTGGTCGTCACCGCCGCGCTGCTCGGCACGTCGCAGAGCGGCGGGCTGCCGGTGCTCGCCTCGCACTGGTTGGTCTGGCTGGTGATGGTGCTGTTCAACCTGGTGGTCGCCGGGGGCGTGAGCTGGTTCGCCTTCGTGGCCGAACGGGAGGGCGAGAAGCGCAAGCGGCTGGTGGCGGAGCTGACCTCGGCCAACGAACAGCTCGCCGAGACCGTACGGGAGAACGAGGGGCTGCACGCGCAGCTCGTCACGCAGGCGCGGGAGGCCGGTGTGCGGGACGAACGCCAGCGGATGGCCCGGGAGATCCACGACACCCTGGCCCAGGGGCTGACCGGCATCATCACCCAGTTGGAGGCGGCCGAGCAGTCCCGGGACCGCTCCACCGACTGGCAGCGGCACGTGGACAACGCGCTGGACCTGGCACGGGAGAGTCTGACCGAGGCGCGCCGGTCGGTGCGGGCGGTGCGCCCGGAGCCGCTGGAGACCGCCCGGCTGCCCGACGTACTCGCCGAGCTGGGTGGGCGCTGGTCGGCCCGGCACGGGGTGGCGGCCAGCGTCAGCACCACCGGTACGCCCCGCCCGCTGCATCCGGAGATCGAGGTGACGCTGCTCCGGGCCGCCCAGGAGGCGCTGGCGAACGTGGCCCGGCACGCCGCCGCGTCCCGGGTCGGGCTCACCCTGTCGTACATGTCGGACGTAGTGACGTTGGACGTCCGCGACGACGGGTCGGGGTTCGACGTCGACGGTGGCGCCGTACCGGACCGGGACGGCGGCTACGGCCTGACCGCGATGCGGCAACGGGTGACGCGGGTCGGCGGGCGGCTCGCCGTCGAGTCCGAACCCGGAACCGGCACCGCTGTCTCCGCGTCCGTGCCGGCTCTGCCCGGAGCCGCCGCATGA